The following proteins are co-located in the Candidatus Jidaibacter acanthamoeba genome:
- a CDS encoding DnaJ domain-containing protein — translation MVSCSNFNNNQCKFDFYRILDVDKNSNEKEIKKAFKKLAVKYHPDKGGDKAKFIEINNAKDVLTDPTLKYCYDTTCFTGFGSKHSYSSYKGSSYSGSSSSNKNSGNKNSDYGSYSKSSSSGNKGSSDNKSSDYSSYSKSSSGGNKQGDYKWEYKASCSSWYEKKLMCSGFDDVHVSSIFNSLSNKFSTILGKLYALATIHHTNYFTIKDSHCNVVAEISGNPGKFSKAYLDNFENLFIHHEGCRKSSSNNYILESSKALLASSIASMKNKYDIYSEYKHHIHAFNSAGEKVAEIKGDPMQFHTEYLKNFDMLYFAHEIIL, via the coding sequence ATGGTTTCTTGCTCAAATTTTAATAATAACCAATGTAAGTTTGATTTTTATAGAATTTTAGATGTTGATAAAAATTCAAACGAAAAGGAGATTAAAAAGGCATTTAAGAAGCTTGCAGTGAAATATCATCCTGATAAAGGTGGGGATAAAGCAAAGTTTATAGAAATAAACAATGCTAAGGATGTTCTTACAGATCCTACTCTTAAGTACTGTTATGATACTACGTGTTTTACTGGTTTTGGCAGCAAGCACTCTTATTCATCTTATAAGGGCTCAAGCTATAGTGGATCTTCCAGTAGTAATAAAAATAGTGGTAATAAGAACTCTGACTATGGTAGCTATAGCAAATCCTCCTCATCAGGCAACAAGGGAAGTAGTGATAATAAGAGCTCTGATTATAGTAGCTACAGCAAATCCTCTTCAGGGGGTAATAAGCAAGGAGATTATAAATGGGAATATAAAGCTAGCTGTAGCAGTTGGTATGAAAAAAAATTAATGTGCTCTGGTTTCGATGACGTTCATGTTAGCAGTATTTTTAACTCATTATCAAACAAGTTCTCTACCATACTAGGAAAGCTTTATGCTTTAGCCACTATTCACCATACCAATTATTTTACAATCAAAGATTCTCATTGCAATGTAGTGGCGGAAATAAGCGGTAATCCAGGCAAATTTAGTAAAGCATATCTTGATAATTTTGAAAATTTATTTATACATCATGAGGGATGTAGAAAGAGTAGTTCTAATAATTATATACTTGAATCTTCAAAAGCTTTGTTAGCTTCTAGTATAGCATCAATGAAAAATAAATACGATATTTACAGTGAGTACAAGCACCATATTCATGCATTTAATAGTGCAGGAGAGAAGGTCGCGGAAATTAAAGGCGATCCGATGCAGTTTCATACCGAATATTTAAAAAACTTTGATATGCTTTATTTTGCTCACGAAATAATACTCTAG